A window from Methanomassiliicoccus sp. encodes these proteins:
- a CDS encoding helix-turn-helix domain-containing protein, which yields MSSLSLTLIPQLPDLEEIRQMRKRLDLSQRELASLAGVSQSLIAKIEKGSIDPSYDNVRKIFNAFEGILKKRALEGKNMGARFTVGDLATRGVVSISPDASLAEAVDKMMKGRFTQLPVMVGDRIVGGVTDDRIRDYTIEQTRNQRMSYDEVMQTRVEAIMEAPFPILSEDTPIELASLHLQREEAVLITRRGTIVGILTSADFLDLGLH from the coding sequence ATGTCGTCCCTCAGTTTAACCCTCATCCCCCAGCTCCCCGATCTGGAAGAGATCCGGCAGATGAGGAAGCGCCTCGATCTCTCCCAGAGGGAACTGGCGTCCCTGGCCGGGGTATCCCAGTCGCTGATCGCCAAGATCGAGAAAGGCAGCATCGACCCCTCCTACGACAATGTTCGCAAGATCTTCAACGCCTTCGAGGGCATACTGAAGAAGCGGGCGCTGGAGGGGAAGAACATGGGTGCCCGGTTTACCGTGGGCGATCTTGCCACCCGTGGGGTTGTGTCGATCTCCCCCGATGCCTCTCTGGCCGAAGCGGTGGACAAGATGATGAAAGGCCGCTTCACCCAGTTGCCGGTTATGGTCGGAGACCGCATCGTGGGAGGGGTCACCGACGATCGCATCAGGGACTATACCATCGAGCAGACCAGGAACCAGCGGATGTCCTACGACGAGGTCATGCAGACCCGAGTGGAGGCGATCATGGAGGCCCCGTTCCCCATACTTTCTGAGGACACGCCCATCGAACTGGCATCCCTCCACCTGCAAAGGGAGGAGGCGGTCCTCATCACCCGGCGGGGGACCATCGTGGGCATCCTTACCAGCGCAGACTTCCTTGATCTGGGGCTGCACTGA
- a CDS encoding GTP-binding protein codes for MTTRTRFAVIGGYLGAGKTTLLVGLARYLKERHGKDVAIITNDQGHILVDTQYASEAGFDVREVMGGCFCSTFPEFVKNARSMVQTSRPDVILAEPIGTSTNILSSVVEPLRAQYPEEFDVAPFLVVVDATRAAGMESSKRLIPAHQVREAEVVLLSKADRLDDQGVERAMEAVKALAPDAKVMPYSARTGQGMQDIASLVLSAERSAKVRMSEDHKRFAAEKSAMSWYSSTSRVVPSERVDLYDLATSVLRAAADSFPAEDLAHVKVMITSPRVGAKMSLVADSVQTDGVRGSRYLAEEARLVVNARVMATPKRLGEVMRGAVETLPTKFALTVGDTTESCYSPRPETPMFISGL; via the coding sequence ATGACCACGAGGACGCGTTTCGCTGTGATCGGCGGCTACCTGGGGGCGGGGAAGACCACCCTCCTGGTCGGCCTTGCTCGCTATTTGAAGGAGAGGCACGGGAAGGACGTGGCCATTATCACCAACGACCAGGGGCACATACTTGTAGACACCCAGTACGCCTCTGAGGCCGGCTTCGACGTCCGGGAGGTCATGGGCGGCTGCTTCTGTTCGACCTTCCCCGAGTTCGTGAAGAACGCTCGCTCCATGGTCCAAACCAGCAGGCCGGACGTCATCCTTGCCGAACCCATCGGCACCTCCACCAACATCCTGTCCTCGGTGGTAGAGCCCCTGCGAGCGCAGTACCCTGAGGAGTTCGACGTCGCGCCGTTCCTCGTCGTCGTCGATGCCACCCGGGCGGCCGGGATGGAGAGCTCGAAGCGCCTGATACCCGCGCACCAGGTGAGGGAGGCCGAGGTCGTCCTACTATCCAAGGCCGACCGCTTAGATGATCAGGGGGTGGAGCGAGCCATGGAGGCGGTGAAGGCTCTGGCCCCCGACGCCAAAGTGATGCCCTACTCTGCCCGGACCGGTCAGGGGATGCAGGACATCGCATCCCTGGTGCTCTCGGCGGAGCGGAGCGCCAAGGTGCGAATGAGCGAGGACCACAAGCGGTTCGCGGCGGAGAAGTCCGCCATGTCGTGGTACTCTTCCACCAGCAGGGTGGTGCCCTCGGAGCGCGTTGACCTCTACGACCTGGCGACCTCGGTGCTGCGGGCAGCGGCGGATTCGTTCCCGGCGGAAGATCTCGCCCACGTCAAGGTAATGATCACTTCCCCCCGGGTGGGAGCGAAGATGTCCCTGGTGGCCGATTCAGTCCAGACTGACGGAGTGCGGGGCTCCCGCTACCTGGCAGAGGAAGCGAGGCTGGTCGTCAACGCCCGGGTCATGGCGACCCCCAAGCGTCTGGGCGAGGTGATGCGGGGCGCGGTGGAGACCCTGCCCACGAAGTTCGCCCTGACGGTGGGCGACACGACCGAGTCCTGCTACTCTCCCCGACCCGAAACACCGATGTTCATATCCGGCCTCTAG
- a CDS encoding nucleic acid-binding protein, protein MRFVLDTSALFSMQDIPPGEAYVTPGVIAELRKYKDPRLTFWEDMLRVTSPSPQAAEAVRKAAVRTGDDARLSPTDLEVLALAMDLKAELLTDDYSIQNLARVMGIRFRGVGMKEIKEVVHWKYRCTGCRREWDENHPDCPICGSPLRSSRSRK, encoded by the coding sequence GTGAGATTTGTCCTTGACACATCGGCGTTGTTCTCGATGCAGGATATCCCCCCTGGCGAGGCGTACGTGACTCCTGGGGTCATCGCCGAATTGAGAAAGTACAAGGACCCTCGATTGACGTTCTGGGAGGATATGCTGAGGGTCACGTCGCCATCTCCCCAGGCGGCGGAGGCGGTCCGCAAGGCAGCAGTGCGCACCGGGGACGACGCCAGGTTGTCGCCCACCGATCTCGAGGTCCTCGCCCTCGCCATGGACTTGAAGGCCGAGCTGCTGACCGACGACTACTCGATACAGAACCTGGCCCGAGTCATGGGCATCAGGTTCCGTGGCGTGGGGATGAAAGAAATAAAGGAAGTGGTGCACTGGAAGTACCGATGCACCGGTTGTCGCAGAGAGTGGGATGAGAACCATCCCGACTGCCCCATCTGCGGAAGCCCGCTGCGCTCCTCCCGATCACGGAAATGA
- a CDS encoding METTL5 family protein translates to MKKNELERKLQMVSPHTNPKVQLEQYSTPAAVAADMLFTAFSFGDIDGRRVVDLGCGGGILSIGAALLGASTVTGVEVDPAAVADARMNMAQAGVEVDMLLADVGEVALSADTVIMNPPFGAQRRNADRPFLEAAVRIAPRVYSLHNARTVEFLLKMISAMGCEVFFQKSYKFEIPHMFEFHDKRKKEIEVALLCISSLDVTK, encoded by the coding sequence ATGAAGAAGAACGAACTGGAGCGAAAGCTTCAGATGGTTTCCCCGCATACCAATCCCAAGGTCCAGCTGGAACAGTATTCCACCCCGGCGGCGGTGGCTGCGGACATGCTATTCACCGCATTCTCCTTCGGTGACATCGACGGCCGGAGGGTGGTGGATCTAGGATGCGGAGGCGGCATACTGTCCATCGGGGCGGCACTCCTGGGCGCGTCAACGGTGACCGGCGTGGAGGTCGATCCCGCTGCAGTGGCCGACGCCCGGATGAACATGGCCCAGGCCGGCGTGGAGGTCGATATGCTCCTAGCGGATGTGGGCGAGGTGGCATTGAGTGCGGACACGGTGATAATGAATCCCCCCTTCGGGGCCCAGAGGCGCAACGCCGATCGTCCGTTCCTCGAGGCAGCGGTACGCATCGCCCCCCGCGTCTACTCGCTTCACAACGCCAGGACGGTTGAGTTCCTTCTCAAGATGATATCGGCCATGGGCTGTGAGGTCTTCTTCCAGAAAAGCTATAAATTCGAGATACCTCACATGTTTGAGTTCCACGATAAGAGGAAAAAAGAGATAGAGGTTGCACTGTTGTGCATCAGTTCATTGGATGTGACAAAATGA
- a CDS encoding glutamate synthase-related protein, translated as MNAPAHASLDDKERVFDRIIPDKFRPIIDRNACLNCKRCVKECSFGALEWKDDRVVYKGGCVACQRCSAMCPARCIEIATVPSGLPPHASYTERVRQGINAQASSGGVLLCSCGTDMPYGMIFDDLILDAAQVTNPSIDPLREQVETRTYVGRRSSRVMLSGDGYVTESDGSGPVVAMDMPIMFGHISLGAVSYNCQRSLFQAAKDLNILAGSGEGGLHADFLQFADHINGEVASGRFGVTPEYLRRTAAVEIKVGQGAKPGHGGHLPGEKVSDLISQTRMIPLGTDALSPYPHHDIYSIEDLQQLIAALKESVEYRVPVGVKIAAVHNVAAIASGVVRAGADFITIDGFRGGTGSTPRVIRDHAGLPIEVATAVVDKRLNEEGLRNRVTVCAGGSIRSAADMIKVIALGADVAMVCTSALIAMGCQVCQSCHRGLCAWGIATQRPELTSRLDPEIGARRVTRLFHAWNEELKEVMGAMGIDAVESLVGNRDRLRYFGPNQKIAEVMGVKHVGEGWG; from the coding sequence ATGAACGCGCCCGCGCACGCTTCCCTGGACGACAAGGAGAGGGTCTTCGACCGCATCATCCCGGACAAGTTCCGACCGATCATCGACCGCAACGCCTGCCTGAACTGCAAGCGATGTGTCAAGGAGTGCAGCTTCGGGGCTCTGGAATGGAAGGACGACCGGGTGGTCTACAAGGGCGGTTGCGTGGCCTGCCAGCGTTGCTCGGCCATGTGCCCGGCCCGATGCATCGAGATCGCCACCGTGCCGTCCGGGCTTCCACCCCACGCCAGCTACACCGAGCGGGTCCGCCAGGGCATAAACGCCCAGGCGTCCTCGGGTGGGGTCCTGTTGTGCTCCTGCGGCACAGACATGCCCTATGGCATGATCTTCGACGACCTCATTCTGGATGCGGCCCAGGTCACCAATCCGTCCATCGATCCTCTCAGGGAGCAGGTGGAGACCCGTACCTACGTCGGCCGGCGGTCCTCGAGAGTCATGCTCTCCGGCGATGGGTACGTGACGGAGAGCGACGGTTCGGGGCCGGTGGTGGCCATGGACATGCCCATCATGTTCGGCCACATCTCCCTGGGTGCGGTCAGCTACAACTGCCAGCGATCACTGTTCCAAGCGGCCAAGGACCTCAACATACTGGCCGGCTCGGGGGAGGGGGGCCTGCACGCGGACTTCCTCCAGTTCGCCGACCATATTAATGGCGAGGTGGCGTCAGGCCGCTTCGGCGTGACCCCGGAATACCTGAGACGCACCGCGGCGGTGGAGATCAAGGTCGGGCAGGGCGCCAAGCCAGGCCACGGGGGGCACCTGCCGGGAGAGAAGGTCAGCGACCTCATCTCGCAGACCAGGATGATCCCTCTGGGGACCGATGCGCTGTCTCCCTACCCTCATCATGATATCTACTCGATCGAGGACCTTCAGCAGCTGATCGCCGCGCTCAAGGAGAGCGTGGAGTACCGCGTTCCGGTGGGGGTCAAGATCGCCGCCGTGCATAACGTGGCGGCGATCGCCTCGGGCGTGGTGCGGGCGGGCGCCGACTTCATCACCATCGACGGGTTCCGTGGCGGCACTGGCTCCACGCCTAGGGTTATCAGGGACCACGCCGGTCTGCCCATCGAGGTCGCCACCGCGGTCGTCGACAAACGGCTCAACGAGGAGGGGCTGAGGAACCGCGTTACCGTCTGCGCCGGCGGGTCCATCCGCAGCGCCGCGGACATGATAAAGGTCATCGCCCTGGGGGCGGACGTGGCCATGGTGTGCACCTCCGCCCTCATCGCCATGGGGTGCCAGGTCTGCCAGTCCTGCCACCGCGGGCTGTGCGCCTGGGGCATCGCCACCCAGAGACCGGAACTCACCTCCCGCCTGGACCCCGAGATCGGGGCAAGGCGGGTCACCCGTCTGTTCCACGCCTGGAACGAGGAACTGAAGGAGGTCATGGGAGCCATGGGCATCGACGCCGTCGAATCGCTGGTCGGTAACCGCGACCGGCTGAGGTACTTCGGGCCGAACCAAAAGATCGCCGAGGTCATGGGCGTGAAGCACGTCGGCGAGGGGTGGGGGTGA
- a CDS encoding tRNA 4-thiouridine(8) synthase ThiI → MKAVCLLSGGIDSPVAAYVMERNGADIALLHMDNRPYADCSAVNKALSLASRLEEAMGKPIDLYVAPHGVNQLLIHERCQHNLQCVLCKRTMLKTARNLARRLGADAVVTGESLGQVASQTLYNIVSEQSGLEFPVVRPLIGLDKLEIEAIAKRIGTYEISIQKGSPCTIVPHRPATMATPELMVAQEKRLDIERIALHAADEAFVVRRPSSSPT, encoded by the coding sequence ATGAAGGCAGTATGTCTGCTGTCGGGGGGCATCGACTCCCCAGTGGCAGCATATGTGATGGAACGCAACGGCGCGGACATCGCCCTCCTGCATATGGACAATCGCCCGTATGCCGACTGCTCGGCCGTCAACAAGGCTCTGAGCCTGGCGTCCCGTTTGGAGGAGGCGATGGGCAAACCCATCGATCTTTATGTCGCTCCCCACGGTGTCAACCAACTGCTCATCCATGAACGCTGTCAGCACAATCTGCAGTGCGTGCTGTGCAAGCGCACAATGCTCAAGACTGCGAGGAACCTGGCCCGTCGCCTGGGAGCCGATGCGGTGGTGACCGGCGAATCGCTGGGCCAGGTGGCGTCGCAGACCCTGTACAACATAGTCTCGGAGCAGTCCGGACTGGAGTTCCCGGTGGTCCGTCCCCTCATCGGGCTGGACAAGCTGGAGATCGAGGCCATTGCCAAGCGCATAGGGACCTACGAGATCTCGATCCAGAAGGGCTCCCCGTGCACCATCGTCCCCCACCGCCCGGCCACCATGGCCACGCCCGAGCTGATGGTGGCGCAGGAGAAGCGGCTGGATATCGAGAGGATCGCCCTGCACGCGGCGGACGAAGCGTTCGTGGTCAGAAGACCGAGCAGCTCTCCAACCTAG
- a CDS encoding CHASE4 domain-containing protein, translating to MKLLQKTIAVIVISVIVMILLDVVALNYFIGEDVRKTETREASNLLNRVNTAMVSEVNSLGVDCFNWAAWNDTYAFVQDPNQGYIDANFNAAGLATINHTIVLIINETGTDVLHIHYDTNNRTQDQFPSGDLTFLMNDGVLQDHTISRKITGIINLPSGPYLISSCAIVNSDATGPVMGSIIFGNRIDAAMLGKISSASGAPVSIISINGSIGTTEQAAARDHLMRSSSVYIADVNSSIALCYGSMNDVHGQTGILISAELPRDAYAQGMSALTMASEATIAFGFVVVVIALISMNKAVVSRIIGLGDDVRRIGNGNSSTQSISVQGDDEIHSLSEEINGMLRSIEKRTKDLMESEGRYKSVMEQSVGAIIIIDPETNSLIEANNAFFKLFGYNKEDIPKLTLDLINPANRSKMAAILQCINENGSVVGAELSLQHQNGNTIDVELYGSYIEYKGKKVYCITGWDVTERNQVEAAKDRMEKLESVGKLAGGIAHDFNNLLTGIMGNISLLKEQLGSVSRACDRLEDTEIAALRAREIAQELLSLSRGGEPIKQPVNVQEILRTCAHFSFQGTKVKYEFHFPDDLSSINADPGQISRVFFNLFINAKDAMPDGGSVEVSATNFILDHSGINSLSPGKYVSITVKDSGPGIPIDVLPKIFEPYFTTKKTGAGMGLYVVFATIKRHGGAIVVESTVGKGTAFHVYLPASGTIPAKAPERLPVPKSIHSQNGARVLIMDDQDAILDVTSDILHELGYEVGMARDGNEALQQYRKSMDEGRKYDLVIMDLTIPQGMGGKEAVKRLLEIDPKAKAVVSSGYSEDPIMANYKAYGFVGVLPKPFQMNDLANEVQKACQYRQAGEDGAEQSAI from the coding sequence ATGAAACTATTGCAGAAGACCATTGCTGTCATCGTCATATCGGTCATCGTGATGATCCTGCTCGATGTAGTGGCCTTGAACTATTTCATCGGCGAGGATGTCCGCAAGACCGAAACTAGAGAGGCCAGCAATCTGCTGAATCGGGTGAATACGGCGATGGTCAGCGAAGTGAACTCGTTGGGCGTGGATTGCTTCAACTGGGCTGCCTGGAACGATACGTATGCCTTCGTCCAGGACCCCAACCAGGGTTACATCGATGCCAACTTCAACGCCGCTGGGCTAGCGACCATCAATCATACCATCGTCCTAATAATCAATGAAACAGGCACGGATGTCTTACATATTCATTACGATACGAATAATAGGACCCAGGATCAGTTCCCTTCTGGCGATCTTACGTTCCTGATGAACGACGGGGTCCTTCAGGACCATACTATCTCGAGGAAGATCACGGGAATAATCAATCTCCCATCCGGCCCTTATTTGATCTCATCATGCGCTATCGTGAATTCTGATGCCACTGGGCCTGTCATGGGTTCGATCATTTTCGGCAATAGAATCGATGCGGCGATGCTTGGTAAGATTTCTTCGGCCAGTGGAGCACCGGTATCTATAATCAGCATCAACGGCTCGATCGGAACCACCGAGCAAGCGGCAGCCCGAGATCACCTCATGAGGTCATCGTCCGTGTATATAGCGGACGTCAATTCCAGCATAGCGCTCTGTTACGGCAGTATGAACGACGTCCATGGCCAAACAGGAATACTGATATCGGCCGAACTCCCGAGGGATGCATACGCTCAAGGGATGAGCGCGTTAACGATGGCATCTGAGGCAACCATCGCCTTTGGTTTCGTGGTCGTGGTCATCGCCCTGATTTCCATGAACAAGGCGGTCGTATCCAGGATAATCGGGTTGGGAGACGACGTCAGACGGATCGGGAACGGCAACTCCTCTACTCAAAGCATATCGGTCCAAGGTGATGACGAGATCCACTCCCTCTCAGAAGAGATCAACGGTATGCTCCGGTCCATAGAAAAGAGGACCAAGGACCTGATGGAAAGCGAAGGGCGATACAAGTCAGTGATGGAGCAGTCGGTTGGGGCGATAATAATCATCGATCCGGAGACCAACTCATTGATCGAAGCGAACAACGCTTTCTTCAAGCTGTTCGGTTACAACAAGGAGGATATACCGAAGCTGACGCTCGATCTGATAAATCCTGCCAACAGGTCAAAAATGGCGGCAATTTTACAATGCATCAATGAGAACGGTTCCGTGGTCGGGGCGGAACTGTCCCTCCAGCATCAGAACGGCAATACCATCGATGTCGAGCTCTATGGAAGCTACATCGAATATAAGGGAAAAAAGGTCTACTGCATAACCGGGTGGGATGTCACCGAGCGGAATCAGGTGGAAGCGGCCAAGGATCGCATGGAGAAGCTCGAATCGGTAGGAAAATTGGCCGGAGGCATAGCTCACGATTTTAACAATCTGCTGACAGGGATCATGGGCAACATATCCTTATTGAAGGAGCAACTGGGTTCCGTGTCGCGTGCCTGCGACCGCCTGGAGGATACGGAGATCGCCGCTCTCAGAGCCAGGGAGATCGCTCAGGAACTCCTATCATTGTCCAGGGGCGGAGAGCCGATAAAGCAACCGGTCAACGTCCAAGAGATACTGCGGACCTGTGCTCATTTCTCATTTCAGGGGACCAAGGTGAAATATGAGTTTCACTTCCCCGACGATCTATCGTCAATAAATGCTGATCCGGGCCAGATAAGTCGGGTATTCTTCAACCTCTTCATCAATGCCAAGGATGCCATGCCCGATGGCGGAAGCGTGGAGGTATCGGCCACCAATTTTATTCTTGATCACTCGGGCATCAATTCTTTGTCTCCCGGAAAGTACGTATCGATTACGGTCAAGGATTCGGGGCCGGGCATTCCAATCGACGTGCTTCCGAAGATCTTCGAACCATACTTCACCACCAAGAAGACCGGTGCGGGCATGGGTCTGTATGTTGTCTTTGCCACCATCAAGAGGCATGGGGGAGCCATTGTGGTCGAATCGACCGTGGGTAAGGGAACGGCCTTCCATGTTTATCTGCCAGCATCTGGTACCATTCCGGCCAAGGCCCCCGAAAGGTTGCCGGTACCAAAGAGCATCCACAGCCAGAATGGCGCCAGAGTATTGATCATGGACGATCAGGACGCAATACTGGACGTGACCAGCGACATCCTTCACGAACTGGGCTATGAAGTAGGAATGGCTCGGGACGGTAACGAAGCACTGCAGCAGTATCGTAAATCGATGGATGAGGGAAGGAAATATGACCTGGTCATCATGGACCTCACGATACCTCAGGGCATGGGAGGGAAGGAGGCGGTCAAGAGGCTCTTGGAGATCGATCCCAAGGCCAAAGCGGTCGTATCCTCGGGGTATTCTGAAGATCCCATCATGGCGAACTACAAGGCTTACGGGTTCGTCGGTGTATTGCCCAAACCATTTCAAATGAACGACCTGGCGAATGAAGTGCAGAAGGCGTGCCAGTATCGTCAAGCCGGTGAAGATGGTGCAGAACAAAGCGCCATCTGA
- a CDS encoding exosome complex RNA-binding protein Csl4 translates to MSRKMVLPGDEVAVAEEYMPAEGTYEQDGKILSSLAGELDLDQEEKVAKVSPKNPLVTLKNGDSVFCRITDVRASMAICDIFAAEGKEREITGETSATIHVSKLSSEYVQDVGKEYRPGDLVRAKVIQIRPSVQLSTQEAHFGVVKALCRKCRQPMTRQGKNMRCEPCERTETRKVADDYGDINF, encoded by the coding sequence ATGAGCAGGAAGATGGTCTTACCCGGCGACGAGGTCGCTGTTGCCGAGGAATACATGCCCGCGGAGGGCACTTATGAGCAGGATGGAAAGATCCTGTCAAGCCTGGCCGGAGAATTGGATCTGGACCAGGAAGAGAAGGTGGCCAAGGTATCGCCCAAGAACCCCCTGGTCACCCTGAAGAACGGGGACAGCGTGTTCTGCCGCATCACCGATGTAAGGGCGAGCATGGCCATCTGCGATATCTTCGCCGCGGAAGGCAAGGAACGGGAGATCACCGGCGAGACATCGGCGACGATCCATGTGTCCAAGCTCTCGTCTGAGTACGTCCAAGACGTGGGGAAGGAGTACCGTCCGGGCGATCTGGTACGGGCTAAGGTCATCCAGATCAGGCCATCGGTCCAGCTGTCTACTCAGGAGGCCCACTTCGGAGTGGTCAAGGCGCTGTGCCGTAAGTGCCGGCAGCCGATGACCAGGCAGGGCAAGAACATGCGCTGCGAGCCCTGCGAGCGCACCGAGACTCGTAAGGTCGCCGACGATTACGGCGATATCAACTTCTGA
- a CDS encoding Lrp/AsnC family transcriptional regulator: MVAVDDMNHRILKLLMMDGKMTYREIASKLRRSPSTVRDRIRRMEDYKVVLGYAAIVNNELMGMRSDAIVLANVGDGVSVKDLRKLHEVDGVMEVLLVSGGKRVMVRLHAPDNHTLDNTIATSIMPLGLKDVEVRIVLESVMRFPGV; the protein is encoded by the coding sequence ATGGTCGCTGTAGACGATATGAACCATCGCATCCTGAAGCTGCTGATGATGGATGGCAAGATGACCTACCGCGAGATAGCCTCCAAGCTTCGCAGGTCGCCGTCGACGGTGCGCGACCGGATCAGGCGGATGGAGGACTACAAGGTGGTCCTAGGCTACGCCGCCATCGTGAACAACGAGCTCATGGGCATGCGGTCGGACGCCATCGTGTTGGCCAATGTAGGGGACGGGGTGTCGGTGAAGGACCTCCGCAAGCTCCATGAGGTCGACGGAGTCATGGAGGTCCTGCTGGTAAGCGGCGGGAAGAGGGTCATGGTCCGGCTGCACGCGCCGGACAATCACACCCTTGACAATACCATTGCCACGTCCATCATGCCCCTGGGGTTGAAGGACGTGGAGGTCCGCATCGTCCTCGAGTCGGTGATGCGGTTCCCCGGCGTCTAG
- a CDS encoding PocR ligand-binding domain-containing protein, giving the protein MAMTSGSKGLIIDVEPQPTDARDQNNCLSSYFEFRDVVEVDKLQKVVDDFYELTNMGIAIIRMDGRIIVQAGCHKICTQFHRKDPRSRENCIESETRPTLYLEEGENYCYRCKNLMRHVVTPLFIDGQHIGNIFIGQFFFDDEDPDISLFVEQAERFGYRKEDYLAALGAVPRWNRAKVEAATRFCANLSALISMLYLNKLSLMKENAERRRFEEAYRRANEKLNLLGNITRHDINNQLIVLKGNLDLTKNRVTDNATLARMDKIEKAANNIWAQINFTKDYQNLGTVAPSWQNVSELVAGDNKLLDVKNIEVCERGRNLELFADPMLGKVFYNLLENSVKYGGKPVSARFCCADGDNGDLLITYEDDGEGVPYAEKERIFERGYGKGTGLGLFLSKEILAITGISLRENGIPGKGARFEMRVPKGMFRFNPVGS; this is encoded by the coding sequence ATGGCGATGACAAGTGGCTCGAAAGGTCTTATCATCGATGTTGAGCCTCAACCTACAGACGCCCGGGATCAGAATAATTGTTTAAGCTCTTACTTCGAGTTCAGGGACGTTGTGGAAGTGGATAAGCTCCAGAAGGTCGTCGATGATTTCTATGAGCTCACGAATATGGGTATCGCCATAATACGGATGGATGGTCGGATCATAGTTCAGGCAGGATGCCACAAGATCTGTACCCAATTCCATAGGAAGGATCCTCGGTCACGGGAAAATTGCATCGAGAGCGAAACCCGTCCCACCTTATACCTGGAGGAGGGAGAAAATTACTGTTATAGGTGCAAGAACCTGATGCGACACGTGGTCACGCCACTTTTCATCGATGGACAGCACATTGGAAATATCTTCATAGGACAATTTTTCTTCGACGACGAAGACCCTGACATCAGTCTTTTCGTCGAGCAAGCGGAAAGGTTCGGCTATAGAAAGGAGGATTATCTGGCAGCTCTGGGGGCCGTTCCCCGGTGGAACAGGGCAAAGGTCGAGGCAGCGACCCGTTTTTGTGCGAACCTATCGGCCCTCATCTCTATGCTTTATCTGAACAAGCTCAGCCTGATGAAAGAGAACGCAGAACGGAGGAGGTTCGAAGAGGCCTATAGGCGCGCGAATGAGAAGCTGAATTTACTCGGCAACATCACCAGGCACGACATAAACAACCAATTGATCGTGCTCAAAGGCAATCTGGACCTCACCAAGAACCGCGTTACGGACAATGCGACCCTGGCCCGAATGGACAAGATAGAGAAGGCGGCCAACAATATCTGGGCCCAGATAAACTTCACCAAAGACTATCAAAACCTAGGGACCGTAGCACCAAGCTGGCAAAATGTAAGTGAGCTGGTAGCAGGAGATAACAAGTTGCTCGATGTCAAAAATATCGAAGTTTGCGAGAGAGGTCGCAATCTGGAACTCTTCGCCGACCCGATGCTGGGCAAGGTGTTCTACAATCTCCTTGAGAACAGCGTCAAGTATGGAGGGAAACCCGTCTCAGCCCGGTTTTGTTGTGCTGATGGTGACAATGGCGATCTCCTCATCACCTATGAGGATGATGGAGAAGGAGTACCTTATGCTGAGAAGGAACGTATATTCGAGCGGGGTTATGGAAAAGGCACAGGCCTTGGCCTCTTCCTCTCCAAAGAGATACTGGCGATCACTGGCATTTCTCTACGGGAGAATGGGATACCTGGCAAAGGAGCCAGATTCGAGATGAGGGTGCCGAAAGGCATGTTCAGGTTCAATCCCGTCGGATCATAA